In Candidatus Nomurabacteria bacterium, the following proteins share a genomic window:
- a CDS encoding LemA family protein, with the protein MSWILIGVIAVVVLYVIYAYNNFVRLVQRTKEAWADIDVQLKRRYDLIPNLVETVKGYASHERAVFDEVTEARAKATQVHVDPTNITAEQITAMAGAESALGASLGKLLAVAEAYPDLKANQNFAQLQTELTDTENKIQAARRFYNGNVRDLAIALQQFPSNIIGKTFNFKEEQYFELEEGSEEKEPVKVSF; encoded by the coding sequence ATGAGTTGGATTTTAATTGGAGTAATAGCTGTAGTTGTATTGTATGTTATTTATGCATACAACAACTTTGTAAGGCTGGTGCAGCGCACCAAAGAGGCGTGGGCAGACATTGATGTGCAGTTGAAGCGTCGCTATGACCTTATTCCAAACCTAGTGGAGACAGTTAAGGGTTACGCTTCTCACGAACGAGCGGTCTTTGATGAAGTGACAGAAGCGAGAGCTAAGGCAACTCAGGTGCATGTTGATCCGACCAATATTACGGCGGAACAAATCACTGCTATGGCTGGTGCGGAGTCGGCTCTTGGCGCCTCTCTAGGTAAACTTCTGGCTGTAGCCGAAGCTTATCCTGACCTAAAGGCAAACCAGAACTTTGCTCAGCTTCAAACTGAACTAACGGATACCGAAAATAAGATTCAGGCTGCCCGTCGTTTTTATAACGGTAATGTTCGCGACTTGGCTATCGCTTTGCAGCAATTCCCTTCAAACATTATTGGAAAGACTTTTAATTTCAAGGAGGAACAGTACTTTGAGTTGGAAGAGGGTAGCGAGGAAAAAGAGCCGGTCAAAGTATCTTTTTAG
- a CDS encoding zinc metalloprotease HtpX, whose product MSTIYTQQDKNVQKTWFLMTAFLVVVIAIGYAVSWYLESPVILYVAVIFALLMNIGSYWFSDKLVLSMTGARPIEKAQAPELYNIVENLSITAGLPMPKIYIVDDPVPNAFATGRDPEHAVVAATTGLLSILDRNELEGVMAHELSHVGNRDMLVMTVAVVLAGFVAILADFFARTLMYGGNNRDRHPAFLIIGIVGIILAPFAAKLIQMAISRKREYLADASGALLTRYPEGLASALEKISAHAHPMRRASHATAHLFISNPFGQEGRKSFGQKLSALFSTHPPAEDRIRILREMGR is encoded by the coding sequence ATGTCAACTATCTACACACAACAAGATAAAAATGTTCAAAAGACTTGGTTTTTAATGACTGCCTTTTTAGTAGTGGTTATTGCTATTGGCTATGCGGTCAGTTGGTATCTAGAGTCACCGGTTATTCTTTATGTGGCGGTTATATTCGCCCTTCTGATGAATATTGGCAGTTATTGGTTCTCCGATAAACTAGTCCTTAGTATGACTGGTGCTAGACCAATAGAAAAAGCTCAAGCACCGGAGCTCTACAATATTGTAGAGAATCTTTCTATTACAGCTGGTCTACCGATGCCAAAGATTTATATTGTTGATGATCCTGTCCCCAACGCCTTTGCTACTGGTCGTGACCCTGAGCATGCAGTCGTTGCTGCGACCACTGGTCTTTTAAGTATCTTAGACCGTAATGAGCTTGAAGGGGTGATGGCTCACGAGCTGTCTCATGTTGGTAATCGTGATATGTTAGTCATGACAGTGGCGGTAGTTTTGGCTGGTTTTGTGGCCATTTTGGCTGACTTCTTTGCTCGTACTTTGATGTATGGTGGTAATAACCGCGATCGGCACCCTGCTTTCTTGATTATCGGTATTGTTGGTATTATTTTAGCACCATTCGCAGCGAAGTTAATCCAGATGGCAATCTCCCGTAAGCGTGAGTATTTAGCTGACGCATCGGGCGCTTTGCTGACCCGTTATCCTGAAGGTTTAGCTTCAGCGCTAGAGAAAATCTCAGCACACGCCCACCCGATGCGTCGCGCCTCTCATGCTACCGCTCATTTATTCATATCCAATCCGTTTGGCCAAGAGGGGAGAAAATCGTTTGGTCAGAAGTTGAGCGCCTTGTTCTCGACCCATCCACCGGCCGAGGATCGGATAAGGATTTTGAGGGAGATGGGGAGGTAG
- a CDS encoding HAD family phosphatase — MKKVAFFDIDGTVFRSSLLIELVHYLIKAGVFPSDAVDEFESDKISWQNREGAYGVYVDSVVRTYLKHIKGVHYGELADIGRQVVAIQSRRVYRYTRDLIKRLKNEDYYIVAISQSPKRILDDFCTQYGFDKVYGHIYEIGPQDRFTGVVTNEHLIKNKANILKRVFDRNPDLVKKDSLAVGDTESDIPLLELVDNPICFNPNQALYNHAKRMKWEVVVERKDVVYHL, encoded by the coding sequence ATGAAAAAAGTGGCTTTTTTTGATATCGACGGTACGGTTTTTCGTTCAAGCTTACTCATCGAATTAGTGCATTATTTAATAAAAGCCGGGGTTTTTCCGTCTGATGCGGTTGATGAATTTGAGTCAGATAAAATATCCTGGCAAAATCGTGAGGGAGCTTACGGAGTTTACGTGGATTCGGTGGTTAGAACCTATCTCAAACACATAAAAGGTGTACATTACGGTGAATTAGCGGATATTGGTAGACAAGTGGTAGCGATTCAAAGTCGGCGTGTTTACCGTTATACTAGAGATCTAATTAAAAGATTAAAGAACGAAGATTACTACATAGTAGCTATTTCTCAGTCTCCTAAAAGAATTTTAGACGATTTTTGTACCCAGTATGGTTTTGATAAGGTCTATGGTCATATCTATGAAATTGGTCCACAGGATCGTTTTACCGGTGTGGTGACAAATGAACACTTGATTAAAAATAAAGCTAATATTTTAAAGAGAGTTTTTGACCGTAATCCTGATTTGGTCAAGAAAGATTCTTTGGCAGTAGGGGATACAGAGAGTGATATACCACTGCTTGAATTGGTTGATAATCCAATTTGTTTTAATCCAAACCAAGCTCTATACAATCACGCCAAAAGAATGAAGTGGGAAGTGGTTGTGGAGCGTAAGGATGTGGTTTATCATCTTTAA
- a CDS encoding nucleoside triphosphate pyrophosphohydrolase, which yields MSEITRIYYNKLVRDNIPDMIRAKRHECETTQITDVQEFQQELFKKIKEEAASLSMARTKEEFLTEYADLMMVLNTIMQQLEITADDVKKAKEKNYLKKGAYKHRQFLKWSADVSYESNESPQGIPL from the coding sequence ATGTCTGAAATTACCCGTATCTACTACAACAAACTGGTTCGTGACAATATACCAGACATGATCCGTGCCAAACGCCATGAGTGTGAGACAACACAAATAACTGATGTGCAGGAGTTTCAACAGGAGCTTTTCAAGAAGATTAAAGAAGAAGCCGCTTCTTTGTCGATGGCCCGCACTAAAGAAGAGTTCTTGACCGAGTACGCTGATCTCATGATGGTGTTAAACACCATCATGCAACAGTTGGAGATTACAGCCGACGATGTAAAAAAGGCTAAGGAGAAAAATTATTTGAAAAAAGGCGCTTATAAGCACCGTCAATTCCTTAAATGGTCAGCTGATGTCTCATATGAATCAAATGAGAGTCCGCAAGGTATACCATTATAG
- a CDS encoding ribonuclease J encodes MNREKETKNNKPNYRRGGSTTKRQGARPAGRYNTQKVNPARKQTDRATTVSKSTSGRSGGRRRHAQRRRPTAAPSLTHRLNITTEKHPIIPEITDEDTVRIIPVSGVEEIGRNMNIIETKDDIIVIDAGFQFVSEESNAPGINYILPNTQYLEERKHKIRALVVTHGHLDHIGGIPFIMERIGNPPIYTQYLTSLMILKRQEEFPHMEPVKINVISEGESFTVGKTKIKTFRVTHSIPDAMGVCVETKHGDVVITGDIKLVHEDGKVVVEERASWEKVGLNNNLALLCDSTNADREGFSASESKVYETLENIIKAATGRLIIGTFASQFDRLINIISTCEETGKKVVLEGRSIKTNIDIAIAANLMKVKPGTFINAGDMADYPSDKIVILSTGAQGEEFAALMRMATDKHKFVTLNERDTIVLSSSVIPGNEIAVQKLKDNIYRKNVKVVNYKGSHVHSSGHGNAGELVWVHQTIKPKYLIPVHGHHFHLKSQTYAAIENGFPKENIVVPDNGTIIDIKNGSEIIKQPMKIPTELLMVDGFTVGARQEVVLRDRMSLAQDGMFVIIATVNSKTGKLRKSPDIISRGFVYLRENQQLLSEARVLIKRTVEKQTEHMNPIDLDYVKEQLTDVVSGFLMQKTHKTPMVIPVLIGI; translated from the coding sequence ATGAACAGAGAAAAAGAAACAAAAAACAATAAACCTAACTACCGACGAGGAGGTAGTACAACAAAAAGACAAGGCGCCAGACCAGCGGGCAGGTATAACACCCAAAAAGTCAACCCGGCTCGCAAACAAACTGATAGAGCTACTACTGTTAGCAAATCAACCTCTGGTCGAAGCGGTGGTCGTAGACGTCACGCTCAAAGGAGGCGTCCAACAGCAGCTCCATCATTGACTCATCGACTAAATATTACAACTGAAAAACACCCAATTATCCCTGAGATAACCGACGAAGACACAGTACGTATCATCCCTGTTTCTGGCGTAGAAGAAATTGGTCGTAACATGAACATAATTGAAACCAAGGACGATATTATTGTTATCGATGCCGGTTTTCAATTTGTATCAGAAGAAAGTAACGCTCCTGGCATCAATTACATTTTGCCTAATACCCAGTATCTAGAGGAACGAAAGCACAAAATTCGTGCCTTAGTCGTAACTCACGGACACCTTGACCATATTGGTGGCATTCCTTTCATTATGGAACGTATTGGTAACCCGCCAATCTACACTCAGTACCTAACATCACTTATGATTTTGAAGCGTCAAGAAGAGTTTCCTCATATGGAACCGGTTAAAATCAACGTGATTAGCGAAGGCGAAAGCTTTACCGTCGGTAAAACTAAAATCAAAACCTTCCGCGTCACCCACTCTATACCAGACGCCATGGGAGTATGCGTAGAAACTAAGCATGGCGATGTTGTTATTACTGGTGATATTAAGCTAGTTCACGAAGACGGAAAGGTTGTGGTTGAAGAAAGGGCTTCTTGGGAAAAAGTTGGTCTAAACAATAACCTAGCTCTCCTTTGTGACTCAACCAACGCTGATCGAGAAGGTTTTTCGGCTTCTGAAAGTAAAGTATACGAGACTTTGGAAAATATTATTAAAGCCGCTACCGGTCGCCTTATCATCGGAACCTTTGCCTCACAATTTGATCGTCTAATAAACATTATTAGCACTTGTGAAGAAACCGGAAAAAAAGTAGTGCTTGAGGGACGTAGTATTAAGACCAACATTGATATTGCCATCGCAGCTAACCTCATGAAGGTTAAGCCAGGCACCTTTATCAATGCCGGTGACATGGCGGATTACCCTAGCGACAAGATCGTTATCCTTTCGACCGGAGCACAAGGAGAAGAGTTCGCTGCCCTAATGCGTATGGCCACCGACAAACATAAGTTTGTTACCTTAAATGAACGTGACACGATCGTTCTTTCTTCTTCGGTTATTCCAGGCAATGAGATAGCAGTACAGAAATTAAAGGACAATATTTACCGTAAAAACGTAAAGGTTGTTAACTATAAAGGTTCTCACGTCCACTCTTCAGGGCACGGTAACGCCGGCGAACTGGTCTGGGTACATCAGACAATCAAACCTAAGTACCTAATCCCAGTCCATGGACACCATTTCCACCTAAAAAGCCAAACCTACGCCGCGATAGAGAATGGTTTTCCGAAAGAAAATATTGTTGTTCCAGACAACGGAACCATAATAGATATCAAAAATGGTTCGGAAATAATCAAACAACCAATGAAGATCCCAACCGAACTTTTGATGGTAGACGGCTTTACAGTTGGAGCTAGGCAAGAAGTGGTCTTACGAGACCGTATGAGTCTGGCGCAAGATGGGATGTTTGTAATTATTGCGACTGTGAACAGCAAGACTGGAAAGTTACGCAAGTCACCAGATATTATTTCCCGAGGGTTTGTTTACCTACGTGAAAATCAACAACTTCTATCTGAAGCCAGAGTCCTAATAAAACGAACGGTTGAAAAACAAACAGAACATATGAACCCGATTGACCTAGATTATGTTAAGGAACAATTGACCGATGTCGTGAGTGGCTTCTTAATGCAAAAGACTCATAAAACCCCAATGGTGATTCCGGTTTTGATTGGAATTTAA
- a CDS encoding MFS transporter: MDNYRHLFLTEKPNKAISFALIYLLSTIFAFQTLLTAFIGSTYLEQFIPAEYVGLVYATGSFGAIVLILLSSNILRKIGNVAYILILILSLIILLLFLGFAPTPTLTVVAFALYMATFPQIYLNIDIFLETLIGTDEHSTGSRRGIILSLMSVASFCAPLTMGYIVGGDNNLPQVYFSAAGIAFLIFILVVARFRHFYDPPYEAIDIRTVLINSLKNLDIKIVMYAQFLLQLFFTWAVIYIPLYLATEIGFDWSGISKIIAAGLFAFILVEYPAGRLADEKIGEKEMMATGFLFLALASATITFTDSTNILTWMVLMFVSRIGASLVEVTSESYFFKHVQGDDSNVISFFRLTRPLGNLIGAGLGSLALIFLPFNLIFIILALIMTTGIFATIRLTDTK, translated from the coding sequence ATGGATAACTACCGACACTTATTTTTAACTGAGAAGCCAAACAAAGCAATTAGTTTTGCTCTGATTTATCTGTTATCGACCATTTTTGCTTTTCAGACTCTACTAACCGCCTTTATCGGTTCTACCTATCTAGAGCAGTTTATTCCAGCCGAATACGTTGGCCTTGTTTACGCAACCGGTTCATTTGGTGCAATAGTACTTATTTTACTTTCTTCAAACATTCTGCGAAAAATCGGTAACGTTGCCTATATACTAATCTTAATACTCAGCCTGATTATATTATTGTTGTTCTTAGGCTTTGCCCCAACCCCCACACTCACCGTAGTAGCCTTTGCCCTTTATATGGCCACCTTCCCACAAATCTATTTAAATATTGATATTTTCCTTGAAACTCTAATCGGTACCGATGAGCATTCCACGGGTAGCCGACGCGGTATTATTTTATCCTTAATGAGTGTAGCCTCATTCTGCGCCCCTTTAACCATGGGTTATATTGTAGGCGGCGACAATAACTTACCCCAAGTCTACTTCTCTGCCGCTGGAATAGCCTTTTTGATATTTATACTTGTAGTGGCAAGATTTAGACATTTTTACGATCCACCTTACGAAGCAATTGATATACGAACTGTTTTAATAAACTCACTGAAAAACCTTGATATAAAAATTGTGATGTACGCTCAGTTTCTATTACAGTTATTTTTTACTTGGGCTGTTATTTATATCCCTCTATATCTAGCGACTGAAATCGGTTTTGATTGGAGTGGTATTAGTAAAATCATCGCAGCTGGCTTGTTTGCTTTTATCTTAGTTGAGTACCCAGCCGGACGGTTAGCCGACGAAAAAATTGGCGAAAAGGAGATGATGGCCACCGGCTTTTTATTCTTAGCCTTGGCTTCAGCAACAATAACCTTTACTGATTCTACAAATATTCTGACTTGGATGGTATTGATGTTTGTAAGTCGAATTGGAGCCAGTCTGGTTGAGGTCACCTCAGAAAGCTATTTCTTTAAGCATGTTCAGGGTGACGACTCCAACGTGATAAGCTTCTTCCGTCTTACCAGACCACTCGGTAATTTGATTGGAGCCGGTCTCGGTAGTTTAGCCCTCATATTTTTACCATTCAACCTTATATTTATTATCTTAGCTTTAATCATGACAACCGGAATTTTTGCCACCATTAGGCTTACCGATACAAAATAG
- a CDS encoding SLC13 family permease, whose amino-acid sequence MTPAILTVFPQALALIILAGAVALFLQNRIRYDIVAILIMLAIIASGVLGYEEVFANFGHPAIIIIAAMFVISEAFIRSGIIDALTRRMTWFYTRPMIGLALLIIFVTFLSAFINNAGALAITIPIAIYLAKKSNKSIALFLLPLAFASHLGGFTTLIGTPRNILISDFRIDAIGSPFAMFDFFYVGGAVALIGVIFLIFISWRLIPVKQRENNNDNDILRFFTTEVSVPNDSDLIGLDVHEVEARSHHNLKVVAVYRHATMLADINQTQIMANDHLILKGELEALTDQTSLLNLNLVGLRAKERFVTNEDDYATIEVMVPTYSKIIGRTWDSIPLPKRFGTNFISLYRREGRLETPLASTTFWPNDVLLLQGRIDSIESTIESMQLLQIDRQEEVILGRDTSIFTTLAVSTTAILIATFNIIPLPVIFLVAAVLLILLKTITLRQAYESIDQTVLILLAGMITLGDALLKSGAAKALATGLLSIHTFVGPMIMLLIVLIIAMLLADFMNATAAAVVTAPIAILVAQSMQVSVDPFLMAVAIGSSCAFLTPIGHESNTIVMRPGGYTFNDYTRVGLPLEIIIVITTIPMIMYFWPFYV is encoded by the coding sequence ATGACACCTGCCATTTTGACCGTTTTTCCGCAAGCCTTAGCTTTAATTATTCTAGCCGGTGCCGTAGCACTTTTTTTACAAAACCGCATCCGGTACGATATTGTAGCCATCCTTATAATGCTCGCGATTATTGCCAGCGGTGTTCTAGGCTATGAAGAAGTATTCGCTAATTTTGGTCATCCGGCCATCATCATTATCGCGGCCATGTTTGTCATTAGCGAAGCTTTTATTCGCTCCGGGATTATTGACGCACTCACCAGACGAATGACCTGGTTTTACACCAGACCAATGATTGGTTTGGCTCTACTTATAATATTCGTTACTTTTTTATCTGCTTTTATAAATAATGCCGGTGCTTTAGCTATTACTATACCAATAGCTATTTATTTAGCTAAAAAAAGCAATAAATCAATTGCTCTTTTCCTGCTGCCACTTGCCTTTGCCTCTCACTTAGGTGGATTCACGACTTTAATTGGAACTCCGCGCAACATACTGATTTCAGATTTTAGAATTGATGCGATAGGTTCACCATTCGCTATGTTTGACTTTTTCTACGTGGGTGGAGCAGTGGCTTTAATTGGAGTTATCTTTCTTATCTTTATTTCTTGGCGGCTGATTCCGGTAAAGCAACGGGAAAATAATAATGACAACGATATTCTGCGTTTTTTTACAACCGAAGTTTCAGTTCCGAATGATTCTGACTTAATTGGCTTAGATGTTCACGAAGTAGAAGCACGCAGTCACCACAACCTAAAAGTTGTCGCTGTTTACCGACACGCTACTATGCTAGCTGACATTAACCAGACACAAATTATGGCCAATGACCATTTAATATTAAAAGGTGAACTGGAGGCCTTGACCGATCAAACCAGCCTCTTAAATCTAAATTTAGTGGGACTAAGAGCTAAAGAACGGTTTGTTACCAATGAAGATGACTACGCTACGATAGAAGTAATGGTGCCAACCTACTCAAAGATAATTGGTAGAACCTGGGACAGCATCCCGTTACCAAAGCGCTTTGGTACAAATTTTATCAGTCTCTATCGCCGAGAAGGTAGACTAGAAACACCGCTAGCGAGCACCACTTTTTGGCCAAATGATGTCCTACTATTACAAGGACGTATAGACTCAATTGAATCAACCATAGAATCTATGCAATTATTACAAATTGACCGCCAAGAAGAAGTAATACTGGGACGCGATACCTCGATTTTCACCACCTTAGCCGTTTCAACCACTGCTATTTTGATTGCCACCTTCAATATTATTCCATTACCAGTAATATTCTTAGTCGCTGCAGTATTGCTTATCCTTTTAAAAACTATTACTTTAAGACAAGCCTACGAAAGTATTGACCAAACAGTACTAATCCTACTAGCTGGAATGATTACTCTTGGAGACGCCCTTCTTAAAAGCGGAGCCGCTAAGGCCCTAGCGACCGGTCTCCTCAGCATCCACACCTTTGTCGGACCAATGATAATGCTGTTAATTGTTCTTATCATTGCTATGCTGCTCGCAGACTTCATGAATGCCACCGCTGCTGCAGTAGTAACAGCTCCAATAGCCATCTTGGTGGCACAAAGTATGCAAGTATCAGTTGACCCCTTCTTGATGGCAGTTGCTATCGGGTCTTCCTGCGCTTTTTTGACTCCGATTGGACACGAATCCAATACGATTGTAATGCGACCGGGAGGCTATACCTTTAATGACTATACAAGAGTCGGCTTACCACTTGAGATAATTATTGTGATTACCACTATACCAATGATAATGTATTTTTGGCCGTTTTATGTCTAA
- a CDS encoding co-chaperone GroES codes for MSEDSKKVVSPIKPLGDRVIVRPLSDEEAGNTSAFGIIIPDTAKKDKPEQGVVIAVGAGKWDEDGEKRIPMEVKEGDRIVFSKYGYDEIKIGNDEYFIVSESSVLGIIS; via the coding sequence ATGTCAGAAGATTCAAAAAAAGTAGTGAGCCCAATTAAGCCACTTGGAGACAGGGTGATCGTGCGTCCACTTAGTGATGAAGAGGCTGGTAACACTTCTGCCTTTGGCATAATTATTCCTGATACAGCCAAGAAAGATAAGCCAGAGCAAGGGGTTGTGATAGCGGTTGGTGCCGGAAAGTGGGATGAAGACGGAGAAAAACGTATACCAATGGAAGTAAAGGAGGGTGATCGAATTGTTTTCTCTAAGTATGGCTATGATGAAATAAAGATTGGTAACGATGAATACTTTATTGTCTCAGAAAGTAGTGTTTTAGGTATTATTAGCTAG
- the groL gene encoding chaperonin GroEL (60 kDa chaperone family; promotes refolding of misfolded polypeptides especially under stressful conditions; forms two stacked rings of heptamers to form a barrel-shaped 14mer; ends can be capped by GroES; misfolded proteins enter the barrel where they are refolded when GroES binds), with protein MAKQVIFGEEVKKKLQRGVDTVADAVKVTLGPRGRNVVLDKSFGGPTITNDGVSIAKDISLKDKFENMGAEIIKEVANKTNELAGDGTTTATVLTQALVREGLKQTTMGINSMAVRTGMEHAAADVVEALHKMATKISSIDEIKQVATISAENAELGEKIAETIDKVGKDGVVTVEESQSFGIETELTEGMEFDKGYVSPYMVTNPERMEAEYKNAQILITDKKISSVQEILPLLEKIAQTGKKELVIIADDVEGEALATFVVNKLKGGFSVLAVKAPGYGDRKKEVLADIAVMTGGQVITEDVGLKLESVELSQLGKADRVVATKDNTVMVGGAGEKTAIDDRVNALKAQLESTSSKFDKEKLEERIAKLAGGVAVIRVGAATETEMKYLKLKIEDAVNATKAAIEEGIVPGGGTSLARAAAIVEKEVLAKKNLDKEELIGYSIVLKALEVPLKQIADNTGKIDGAVIVQKVKEAGGNAGYDAAKGEMVDDMIKVGIIDPVKVERAGVQHAVSAAGILLTSECAVADEPEPEKPAMPDMGGMGGMGGGMY; from the coding sequence ATGGCAAAACAGGTTATTTTTGGAGAGGAAGTAAAAAAGAAACTACAAAGAGGGGTGGATACAGTAGCTGACGCTGTTAAGGTGACACTTGGTCCACGAGGACGAAATGTGGTGCTAGATAAGAGTTTTGGCGGTCCTACCATCACTAATGACGGTGTATCAATTGCAAAAGATATTTCCTTAAAGGATAAGTTTGAGAACATGGGGGCGGAGATTATCAAGGAAGTAGCCAACAAGACTAATGAGCTAGCTGGTGATGGTACTACTACCGCTACTGTTCTAACTCAAGCTTTGGTAAGGGAGGGACTTAAGCAAACTACTATGGGTATCAATTCTATGGCAGTTCGCACCGGTATGGAACATGCTGCCGCTGATGTGGTTGAAGCCTTGCATAAAATGGCCACCAAAATCAGCTCAATAGATGAAATTAAGCAGGTAGCGACTATTTCCGCTGAAAACGCTGAATTAGGGGAAAAAATTGCCGAAACTATCGATAAGGTTGGAAAGGATGGGGTGGTGACTGTTGAAGAATCACAGTCTTTCGGTATCGAAACAGAACTGACAGAAGGAATGGAGTTTGATAAAGGGTATGTTTCTCCATACATGGTGACTAACCCTGAGCGTATGGAGGCTGAGTACAAGAATGCTCAGATTCTTATCACTGATAAGAAAATTTCTTCAGTTCAGGAAATCTTGCCACTACTCGAAAAAATTGCTCAGACCGGCAAAAAAGAGTTGGTAATAATTGCTGACGATGTGGAAGGTGAGGCGTTGGCAACTTTTGTGGTCAATAAGCTTAAGGGTGGCTTCTCAGTATTGGCAGTAAAAGCGCCGGGTTACGGTGATCGCAAAAAGGAGGTTTTGGCAGATATTGCGGTTATGACCGGTGGGCAAGTAATTACCGAAGATGTTGGTCTAAAGCTTGAGTCTGTCGAACTTTCACAGCTCGGAAAGGCTGATCGGGTGGTTGCTACCAAGGATAATACAGTAATGGTTGGCGGAGCTGGTGAAAAAACTGCGATTGACGATCGGGTTAATGCCCTCAAGGCTCAGTTGGAAAGTACATCATCAAAGTTTGATAAGGAAAAGCTTGAGGAAAGAATTGCTAAATTGGCTGGTGGTGTGGCGGTGATTCGCGTCGGAGCTGCGACTGAGACAGAAATGAAATATCTAAAGCTGAAGATTGAAGATGCTGTAAACGCTACTAAGGCGGCAATTGAAGAAGGTATCGTGCCTGGTGGTGGAACCTCATTAGCTCGAGCGGCAGCAATTGTTGAGAAAGAAGTTTTAGCTAAGAAAAATTTAGATAAGGAAGAACTGATCGGCTACAGTATTGTACTTAAGGCTCTGGAGGTGCCGCTAAAACAAATTGCTGATAATACTGGCAAGATTGATGGTGCGGTGATTGTACAAAAAGTGAAAGAGGCGGGTGGAAATGCTGGTTATGATGCAGCTAAAGGAGAGATGGTGGACGACATGATCAAGGTTGGTATTATAGATCCGGTCAAAGTAGAGCGGGCAGGTGTGCAACACGCTGTATCTGCAGCTGGTATTCTTTTAACCAGCGAATGTGCGGTAGCGGATGAACCAGAACCGGAAAAGCCAGCTATGCCTGATATGGGTGGTATGGGAGGAATGGGTGGAGGGATGTATTAA
- the secG gene encoding preprotein translocase subunit SecG, with product MEIIQTVQPALPYVQIILSILLIAGILLQQRGSSLGGAFGGDNFSASFHKRRGAELFLFQFSVGVAVLFVIATFLNILV from the coding sequence ATGGAAATCATACAGACAGTGCAACCGGCATTGCCATACGTACAGATTATTCTCTCCATTTTGCTTATCGCTGGAATCCTTCTCCAACAGAGAGGTTCAAGCTTGGGTGGAGCGTTTGGTGGTGACAACTTCAGCGCATCGTTTCATAAGCGTCGCGGGGCTGAGCTATTCTTATTCCAATTTTCAGTTGGAGTCGCTGTTTTGTTTGTAATCGCTACTTTCTTGAATATCCTTGTTTAA